A single Oncorhynchus mykiss isolate Arlee chromosome 24, USDA_OmykA_1.1, whole genome shotgun sequence DNA region contains:
- the LOC110503603 gene encoding echinoderm microtubule-associated protein-like 2 isoform X1: MSERIASSCGNLYDTTSLLLQYCKDDNVSAGSTMEVDDRLSHLEQRVQLQEDELQLLKAELADALRRLGYCEELTQPGAGAGGRRPTVAAPTKMRQLLQALPSKPLTLSNGYVQQKRMGGYPSSPSSPKKEVSLSIKRKSMSTERLSTARREMVSDSRSRTTSSSSSACGRSSKECAVNAEDGYVRMFLRGRPVTMHMPDQKRDSYSLDHKGALPEHKLKLQWVYGYRGRDCRSNLYLLPTGEIVYFNASVVVLYNVEEQQQRHYLGHNDDVKCLGIHPDMVTIATGQVAGTSKDGKLLEGKLLPPHVRVWDSVSLNTLHVIGMGVFDRAVTCVAFSKSNGGAHLCAVDDANDHILSVWNWQKEKQLADVKCSNDSVLAAAFHPMDANLIVTCGKSHLNLWTMDGNTLTKRQGLFEKNEKPKYVLCVAFAENGDTITGDSSGNIFVWAKGGNRISQVVARAHEGGIFSLCVLKDGTLVSGGGKDRRMVLWDHDYNKQSEMEVPEAFGPVRAVTEGKQGELLVGTTKNTVLTGSFPETLNPIVQGHTDELWGLDIHPSMEQFVTCGQDKQVHLWDTNSHQPLWSKTIEDPGRCAGFHPSGAVLAVGTMTGRWLVLDADTRDLVFMHTDGNEIISNIKYSPDGNFLAVGSHDNFVYIYAVMENGKKYSRVGKCTGHSSFVTHLDWSVDSQYIVTNSGDYEILFWEASSGKHVTSMDLVRNVEWATSTCVLGFSVFGVWPDGADGTDINAVCRSHDSSLLASADDFGKVHLFSNPCSQPRAPSHTYGGHSSHVTNVAFLHDDSHLISTGGKDTSILQWVVA; encoded by the exons aTGACAACGTGTCTGCGGGCAGCACCATGGAGGTGGACGACCGCCTGTCCCACCTGGAGCAGCGTGTCCAGTTGCAGGAGGATGAGCTCCAGCTGCTGAAGGCTGAACTGGCCGACGCGCTGCGCAGACTGGGTTACTGTGAGGAGCTGACCCAGCCTGGGGCCGGAGCTGGGGGGAGGAGGCCTACCGTGGCCGCACCCACCAAGA TGCGACAACTCCTGCAAGCCTTACCATCCAAGCCTCTCACTCTCAGCAATGGTTATGTCCAGCAGAAACGTATGGGGGGAtacccttcctccccctcttctcccaaAAAGGAAGTGTCGCTGTCAATCAAAAG GAAGAGCATGTCGACAGAGCGTCTCTCCACGGCCAGGAGGGAGATGGTGTCTGACAGCAGAAGCAGAACCACCTCGTCCAGCAGCTCCGCATGTGGCAGGAGCAG CAAAGAATGCGCTGTCAATGCAG AGGATGGCTATGTGAGGATGTTCCTGAGGGGCCGGCCAGTCACCATGCACATGCCTGACCAGAAGAGGGACAGCTACAGCCTGGACCACAAGGGGGCGCTGCCTGAGCACAAGCTCAAACTGCAGTGGGT GTATGGGTACAGGGGCAGAGACTGCCGCTCCAACCTCTACCTGCTCCCCACAGGGGAGATAGTCTACTTCAATGCCTCCGTGGTGGTGCTCTACAATGTGGAGGAACAGCAGCAGAGACATTACCTGGGCCACAACGACGATGTCAAATG CTTAGGCATCCATCCAGACATGGTCACCATAGCCACTGGACAAGTCGCTGGAACCTCCAAAGATGGCAag CTGTTAGAGGGCAAG ctgttgCCTCCTCATGTGCGTGTGTGGGATTCGGTCAGTCTCAATACCCTGCATGTCATTGGGATGGGCGTGTTTGACCGGGCGGTCACCTGTGTGGCCTTCTCCAAGTCG AATGGTGGTGCTCATCTCTGTGCCGTCGATGACGCCAATGACCACATCCTGTCTGTGTGGAACTGGCAGAAGGAGAAGCAGCTGGCGGATGTGAAG TGCTCCAATGACTCAGTGCTGGCCGCAGCCTTCCACCCCATGGACGCCAACCTGATCGTCACCTGTGGGAAGTCCCACTTGAACCTCTGGACCATGGACGGGAACACTCTCACCAAGCGCCAGGGGCTGTTTGAG AAAAACGAGAAGCCCAAGTACGTGCTGTGTGTGGCCTTTGCTGAGAACGGAGACACCATCACAGGAGACTCCAGTGGGAACATCTTTGTCTGGGCCAAAG GTGGGAACCGGATCAGCCAGGTGGTGGCGAGGGCCCATGAGGGCGGGATCTTCTCCCTGTGTGTGCTGAAGGACGGTACACTGGTGTCCGGTGGAGGGAAGGACCGCAGGATGGTGCTCTGGGACCATGACTATAACAAGCAGAGTGAgatggag GTGCCTGAGGCGTTTGGGCCAGTGAGAGCCGTGACTGAGGGGAAGCAGGGGGAGCTGTTAGTGGGGACCACCAAGAACACCGTCCTTACAGGCTCTTTCCCTGAAACACTCAACCCTATAGTACAG ggtcacacagatgAGCTGTGGGGTCTGGACATCCATCCTTCCATGGAGCAGTTTGTGACTTGTGGCCAGGACAAGCAGGTCCACCTATGGGACACCAACTCCCATCAGCCTCTCTGGAGCAAGACCATCGAG GACCCAGGGCGTTGTGCAGGGTTTCACCCCAGTGGAGCTGTGCTGGCAGTGGGGACCATGACAGGAAG gtgGTTGGTGCTGGACGCTGACACCCGAGACCTGGTGTTCATGCACACTGATGGCAACGAGATAATCTCTAATATCAAGTACTCCCCAG ACGGCAACTTCCTAGCCGTAGGTTCCCATGACAACTTTGTTTACATCTATGCCGTGATGGAGAATGGCAAGAAGTACAGCCGCGTGGGGAAATGCACT GGTCACTCCAGTTTTGTCACCCATCTGGATTGGTCCGTCGACAGCCAATACATCGTAACCAACTCAGGAGACTACGAGATCCTATTCT GGGAAGCTTCAAGCGGAAAACATGTGACGAGCATGGACCTAGTTCGTAATGTGGAGTGGGCAACCTCCACTTGTGTTCTAGGCTTCAGCGTCTTTG GCGTTTGGCCTGACGGTGCTGACGGCACGGACATCAACGCCGTGTGCAGGTCACATGACTCCTCCCTGCTGGCCTCTGCTGACGACTTTGGCAAAGTGCACTTGTTCTCCAACCCCTGCTCCCAGCCAAGG GCCCCAAGCCATACCTATGGTGGCCACAGCAGCCATGTGACCAACGTTGCCTTTCTCCACGACGACAGTCACCTGATCTCCACCGGAGGGAAGGACACCAGCATCCTCCAGTGGGTGGTCGCCTAG